A genomic window from Nocardioides sp. BP30 includes:
- a CDS encoding carboxyl transferase domain-containing protein yields the protein MGNRPSASELISLVLDEGSWESWDSPPEYGEVDDGYGADLRSARARSGTDEAVITGAGLMRGRRVAVVASEFRFLAGSIGRATAERLIAAIKRATAEGLPLLAAPASGGTRMQEGTPAFVQMVRIGEAVAAHKAAGLPYLVYLRHPTTGGVMASWGSLGHVTVAEPGALLGFLGPKVYEVLQGSPFPAGVQQAENLYAHGIIDGVVPPEEIAALLDRVLTILTVRPGPGSAQPDVACTGAGPSYAEPVAVDRTWKAITRSRRPDRPGVRALLKLAASDVVPLNGTGQGERDPGVMTALARFGDAPCLVLAQDRREQAHQPFGPEGLREAQRGLRLAADLGLPVLTVIDTRGAALSPEAENRGLAGEIARCLAALVTVAAPTLCLMLGEGNGGGALALLPADRVVAAQHAWLSPLPPEGASAIVYGDADHAAELAARQRVLAADLAALGVVDRIVPEQPDAAEEPEAFCRRVGLVLQEELVGLLTRGPGTPESRAARYAF from the coding sequence ATGGGGAACCGACCGAGCGCCAGCGAGCTGATCAGCCTCGTCCTCGACGAGGGGTCCTGGGAGTCGTGGGACAGCCCGCCCGAGTACGGCGAGGTCGACGACGGCTATGGCGCTGACCTGCGGTCGGCACGGGCTCGCTCGGGGACCGACGAGGCAGTGATCACCGGCGCCGGCCTGATGCGTGGACGCCGGGTGGCGGTGGTCGCCAGCGAGTTCCGATTCCTCGCCGGCTCCATCGGGCGGGCCACCGCCGAGCGCCTCATCGCGGCGATCAAGCGGGCGACGGCGGAGGGGCTGCCGCTGCTCGCCGCACCGGCCTCGGGCGGCACCCGGATGCAGGAGGGGACGCCCGCGTTCGTTCAGATGGTCCGGATCGGCGAGGCCGTCGCCGCGCACAAGGCTGCCGGCCTGCCGTACCTGGTCTACCTCCGCCATCCCACCACCGGCGGCGTGATGGCCTCGTGGGGATCGCTCGGGCACGTCACCGTCGCCGAGCCCGGCGCACTGCTGGGTTTTCTTGGGCCGAAGGTCTACGAGGTGCTCCAGGGCTCCCCGTTCCCGGCCGGGGTGCAGCAGGCCGAGAACCTCTATGCCCACGGCATCATCGACGGCGTGGTCCCTCCCGAGGAGATCGCCGCGCTGCTCGACCGAGTGCTGACGATCCTGACGGTCCGGCCCGGCCCCGGCTCCGCCCAGCCCGACGTCGCCTGCACAGGCGCGGGCCCCTCGTACGCCGAGCCCGTCGCGGTGGACCGCACCTGGAAGGCCATCACCCGCTCGCGGCGCCCCGACCGCCCCGGTGTCAGGGCGCTGCTCAAGCTGGCCGCGAGCGACGTCGTACCCCTCAACGGGACCGGGCAGGGCGAGCGGGACCCGGGGGTGATGACGGCGCTCGCGCGATTCGGGGACGCGCCGTGCCTGGTGCTGGCGCAGGACCGCCGCGAGCAGGCCCACCAGCCGTTCGGACCGGAAGGTCTGCGCGAGGCGCAGCGCGGCCTGCGGCTGGCCGCCGACCTCGGGCTACCGGTGCTCACCGTGATCGACACCCGCGGGGCGGCGCTCTCGCCCGAGGCCGAGAATCGCGGGCTGGCCGGTGAGATCGCCCGCTGCCTGGCCGCCCTGGTCACCGTCGCCGCACCGACGCTGTGCCTCATGCTCGGTGAGGGGAACGGCGGCGGCGCGCTCGCCCTGCTGCCGGCCGACCGGGTGGTCGCGGCGCAGCATGCCTGGCTCTCGCCGCTGCCGCCGGAGGGCGCCTCCGCCATCGTGTACGGCGACGCCGACCACGCCGCCGAGCTGGCCGCCCGTCAGCGCGTGCTCGCCGCCGACCTCGCCGCACTCGGGGTGGTGGACAGGATCGTGCCCGAGCAACCGGACGCGGCCGAGGAGCCGGAGGCGTTCTGCCGGCGGGTGGGGTTGGTGCTGCAGGAGGAGCTGGTCGGGCTGCTCACCCGGGGTCCCGGCACACCGGAGTCCCGCGCCGCGCGCTACGCCTTCTGA
- a CDS encoding SGNH/GDSL hydrolase family protein yields the protein MRRAPVLAVLALGTALLAGCGSGSHSADPSGQQSDGASASATAAGTAGGTAGPAITGGYVALGDSYSAAPGVPTVQFASGCVRSTNNYPHLIAAALPGLALTDVTCSAATTSSLSAAQHTAAALSLHVPPQLDALSATTRYVTVGIGGNDVGLFNALVGCMTKGDCKATYGDQADSAVETIGEHVTAALQAVHAKAPHAEVALVGYPQLVPASGSCAALPLQEADRAFLHQLFIDISQRMAQAAKDADARFVDVLDASRGHDICSADPWINGPHNTAQAFAFHPFEEEQRAVAALVVKALG from the coding sequence CCCTCGGGACCGCGTTGCTGGCGGGGTGCGGGAGTGGATCGCATTCGGCGGACCCGAGCGGGCAGCAGTCGGACGGCGCATCGGCGAGCGCCACCGCCGCTGGCACCGCCGGAGGCACGGCGGGCCCGGCGATCACCGGCGGCTACGTGGCGCTGGGTGACTCCTACTCGGCCGCGCCCGGCGTACCGACCGTCCAGTTCGCCTCCGGATGCGTGCGCTCGACCAACAACTATCCCCATCTGATCGCCGCCGCCTTGCCGGGCCTCGCGCTCACCGACGTGACCTGCTCGGCTGCGACCACCTCCTCACTCAGCGCCGCTCAGCACACGGCCGCAGCGCTGAGCCTGCACGTGCCGCCGCAGCTGGACGCCCTCAGCGCCACCACCCGCTACGTCACCGTCGGCATCGGCGGCAACGACGTCGGCCTGTTCAACGCTCTGGTCGGCTGCATGACCAAGGGCGACTGCAAGGCGACGTACGGCGACCAGGCCGACTCGGCCGTCGAGACCATCGGGGAGCACGTCACCGCCGCGCTGCAGGCCGTGCACGCCAAGGCTCCCCACGCCGAGGTCGCGCTGGTGGGCTACCCGCAGCTGGTCCCCGCCTCGGGCAGCTGCGCGGCGCTGCCACTCCAGGAGGCGGACAGGGCGTTCCTGCACCAGCTCTTCATCGACATCTCGCAACGGATGGCGCAGGCGGCCAAGGACGCCGACGCCCGGTTCGTGGACGTGCTCGACGCCAGCCGGGGCCACGACATCTGCTCCGCCGATCCGTGGATCAACGGGCCGCACAACACCGCCCAGGCCTTCGCCTTCCACCCGTTCGAGGAGGAGCAGCGGGCGGTGGCTGCGCTGGTGGTGAAGGCGCTCGGCTAG
- a CDS encoding class F sortase produces MRLLHPGRTRPSDDSVRLGAARRVHAVALAAVLALSAAGLAGPALLAPALVGPAWADDGAHGYPGKVSDPGFTGWVLSDGRQLGVAELADGTKGICFDAGVSSWPSGTTTPITKTNARVGAAISHFMAAAKADATEAAALWAVVGKDLGMNSAPSYMSASIEGFHREFPGAAEEMESDRSAILAWVAKFAPDDDGYAVPGGFSVQLDDGSTTAGTVDHPGVKSAAGNWVDGAAITLTLVGDARWLPDAEQPSAVTISGDGATMTFDPDRSENAALASDGTVKKYRWVSADGAAITAANPVRVKESITRLANSQYKLQPSIGGTQRVGFNAGQVSLKDTEVLAGAAPPAALVPLGVDKRTDGSDPGDRAGMVGVTVTVHQSNPAGPVPAGATHTFTAADVLGTGAAAHAHWDFPAIFDPGHDWWVVISTEPNGFTPEAGTRAKLAHAADGDDDDQTQPLVSSFTDFKVWTPALATQVDAQEAERGSTLIDHVQVSGTGAHPTTGDWQLLGPVAPARDGSCEHLDWAGAKVAGSGTFAITGDGSYKVGSTRVAASGCYTYIERSEADDYLAATAWTVAGAATETSSVRSQPALHTRVQRRLVTAGSALVDVVAVTGTQGVAVPGQWRVLGPIAARRNGSCEGLDWSAAPFFAGGLFTALAGDGSYRIDAGPAKEAGCYVFEERVVQTHATTGTDWTTPAGEETVTVKPRPARIPRHPHIDTGLEGVADPARVAGRFVRLPGARFRSALVAESFHGSTLRAPAGLRSGGLWTGGAALDAVAGTTLVFGHVSDAHDSPAVFSRLNQARRGQIVTTYVGGHRQRWRIVSIDSVDRRRLPRSLFRQTLQRRLELVTCTGELRDASSGRFHYTRNRIVTAVPIR; encoded by the coding sequence ATGAGATTGTTGCACCCTGGGCGGACCCGTCCGTCCGATGACTCCGTACGGCTCGGCGCGGCGCGCCGGGTCCACGCCGTGGCACTGGCCGCCGTTCTGGCGCTGAGCGCGGCGGGCCTGGCCGGACCGGCGCTGCTCGCGCCTGCGCTGGTCGGACCCGCCTGGGCGGACGACGGCGCCCATGGCTATCCCGGCAAGGTGTCCGACCCCGGCTTCACCGGCTGGGTGCTCTCCGACGGCCGCCAGCTCGGCGTGGCCGAGCTGGCCGACGGCACGAAGGGGATCTGCTTCGACGCGGGTGTCTCGTCCTGGCCGTCGGGCACCACGACGCCGATCACCAAGACCAACGCCAGGGTCGGCGCTGCGATCAGTCACTTCATGGCCGCTGCCAAGGCCGACGCCACCGAGGCGGCGGCACTGTGGGCAGTGGTCGGCAAGGACCTCGGGATGAACTCCGCCCCGTCCTACATGAGCGCGTCGATCGAGGGGTTCCATCGCGAGTTCCCCGGCGCGGCCGAGGAGATGGAGTCGGACCGGTCGGCGATCCTCGCCTGGGTCGCGAAGTTCGCACCCGACGACGACGGCTATGCCGTCCCCGGCGGCTTCTCGGTCCAGCTCGACGACGGCTCGACCACCGCCGGAACGGTCGATCACCCGGGCGTGAAGTCGGCCGCCGGCAACTGGGTCGACGGCGCGGCGATCACGCTGACCCTCGTCGGAGACGCCCGGTGGCTGCCCGACGCCGAGCAGCCGTCGGCCGTGACGATCTCGGGCGACGGCGCCACGATGACCTTCGACCCGGACAGGTCGGAGAATGCGGCGCTGGCGTCCGACGGCACGGTGAAGAAGTACCGCTGGGTCTCGGCGGACGGTGCGGCGATCACGGCGGCGAACCCGGTGAGGGTCAAGGAGTCCATCACCAGGCTGGCGAACAGCCAGTACAAGCTGCAGCCCAGCATCGGCGGGACGCAACGCGTCGGGTTCAACGCGGGCCAGGTCTCGCTGAAGGACACCGAGGTCCTGGCCGGGGCGGCTCCGCCGGCGGCCCTGGTCCCGCTGGGTGTCGACAAGCGCACCGACGGCAGCGACCCCGGCGATCGCGCCGGCATGGTCGGTGTCACCGTCACCGTGCACCAGAGCAACCCGGCCGGGCCGGTGCCCGCAGGCGCCACGCACACCTTCACCGCGGCCGACGTCCTCGGCACCGGGGCCGCAGCTCACGCCCACTGGGACTTCCCGGCGATCTTCGACCCTGGTCACGACTGGTGGGTGGTGATCTCCACCGAGCCGAACGGGTTCACCCCCGAGGCGGGGACGCGGGCGAAGCTGGCGCACGCGGCGGACGGGGACGATGACGACCAGACCCAACCCCTGGTCTCGTCGTTCACCGACTTCAAGGTCTGGACGCCCGCGCTGGCCACCCAGGTCGACGCGCAGGAGGCCGAGCGCGGCAGCACCCTGATCGATCACGTGCAGGTGTCCGGCACCGGCGCCCATCCGACCACGGGGGACTGGCAGCTGCTCGGTCCCGTCGCACCGGCGAGGGACGGCTCCTGCGAGCACCTCGACTGGGCGGGCGCGAAGGTCGCCGGCTCCGGCACGTTCGCGATCACCGGCGACGGCTCCTACAAGGTCGGGTCGACCCGGGTGGCCGCCTCCGGCTGCTACACCTACATCGAGAGGAGCGAGGCCGACGACTACCTCGCCGCAACAGCCTGGACCGTCGCCGGTGCCGCCACCGAGACCAGCTCCGTCCGCTCGCAGCCGGCGCTGCACACCCGGGTCCAGCGTCGGCTCGTCACGGCTGGCAGCGCGCTGGTCGACGTCGTCGCTGTGACGGGCACGCAGGGCGTCGCGGTGCCGGGTCAGTGGCGGGTACTGGGCCCGATAGCGGCCCGGAGGAACGGGTCCTGCGAGGGTCTGGACTGGTCGGCCGCCCCGTTCTTCGCGGGCGGCCTGTTCACCGCCCTCGCCGGCGACGGCAGCTACCGGATCGACGCCGGGCCGGCGAAGGAGGCGGGGTGCTACGTCTTCGAGGAGCGGGTGGTGCAGACGCACGCCACCACCGGCACCGACTGGACGACGCCGGCGGGGGAGGAGACCGTGACCGTCAAGCCGAGGCCGGCGAGGATCCCGCGGCACCCGCACATCGACACCGGCCTCGAGGGCGTGGCCGACCCGGCCCGAGTGGCCGGACGGTTCGTCAGGCTTCCCGGCGCCCGGTTCCGGTCGGCGCTGGTCGCCGAGTCCTTCCACGGCTCGACGCTGAGGGCACCGGCCGGTCTCCGCTCGGGTGGGCTCTGGACGGGCGGGGCCGCCCTGGACGCCGTGGCGGGGACGACCCTGGTCTTCGGGCACGTCTCGGACGCACACGACAGCCCAGCGGTCTTCAGCCGCCTGAACCAGGCGCGTCGTGGCCAGATCGTGACGACGTACGTCGGGGGCCACCGGCAGCGCTGGCGGATCGTCTCGATCGACTCGGTCGACCGGCGCCGGCTGCCGCGCTCCCTCTTCCGGCAGACCCTGCAGCGCCGCCTGGAGCTGGTGACCTGCACCGGTGAGCTGCGCGACGCCTCCTCGGGGCGCTTCCACTACACCCGGAACCGGATCGTGACGGCTGTCCCGATCCGCTGA
- a CDS encoding dihydrolipoamide acetyltransferase family protein, with amino-acid sequence MSTQESGTFLLPDVGEGLTEAELVTWHVRVGDEIKINDIVCEIETAKSVVELPSPYAGVVQELLVAEGETVEVGTPIIRVGDESDASSNGAPPIEPPSAASGVETSAQVDPPAPVDVPVDVPVDAAADPAEVEQPLTLVGSGPKEAAVSRRPRVLAKPPARALARELGVDLADVVPARADGVITSADLTAAPASPAVPGARAVPAPGAHRATGEREHREPIKGVRKQMGQAMVRSAFTAPHVTEWVTVDVTRTMELLVRLKERPELRDVRVGPMLVLARACILATRRTPIINSVWDEEAQEVVFKHYVNLGIAAATPRGLVVPNIKDADALSLPELAAALDHLVATARDGKTPPPDLSGGTFTITNVGSFGVDSGTPIINPGESAILCFGAIKRKPWIVSDQVVARDVCTLSLSFDHRHIDGAAGSQYLADVAAILEDPATALLF; translated from the coding sequence GTGAGCACCCAGGAGTCAGGCACCTTCCTGCTCCCCGACGTCGGCGAGGGTCTGACCGAGGCCGAGCTCGTCACCTGGCACGTCCGGGTCGGCGACGAGATCAAGATCAACGACATCGTCTGCGAGATCGAGACGGCGAAGTCGGTCGTCGAGCTGCCCTCGCCGTACGCCGGGGTGGTGCAGGAGCTGCTGGTCGCGGAGGGCGAGACCGTCGAGGTCGGCACGCCGATCATCCGCGTCGGGGACGAGTCCGACGCTTCCTCGAACGGCGCCCCTCCCATCGAGCCCCCGAGCGCGGCGAGCGGTGTCGAGACCTCGGCCCAGGTCGATCCCCCGGCACCTGTCGATGTGCCTGTCGATGTGCCTGTCGATGCAGCGGCTGATCCCGCCGAGGTGGAGCAGCCGCTGACCCTGGTCGGCTCCGGACCCAAGGAGGCGGCGGTCTCGCGCCGGCCGCGCGTGCTGGCCAAGCCGCCGGCACGGGCCCTCGCCCGCGAGCTCGGCGTCGACCTGGCCGACGTCGTGCCCGCGCGAGCCGACGGCGTCATCACCAGCGCCGATCTCACGGCTGCTCCGGCCTCTCCAGCGGTTCCGGGCGCTCGCGCCGTCCCGGCGCCCGGTGCTCACCGTGCGACCGGCGAGCGCGAGCACCGCGAGCCGATCAAGGGTGTGCGCAAGCAGATGGGCCAGGCGATGGTCCGCTCGGCGTTCACCGCCCCGCACGTCACCGAGTGGGTGACGGTCGACGTGACGCGCACGATGGAGCTCCTCGTGCGGCTCAAGGAGCGCCCCGAGCTGCGCGACGTACGCGTCGGGCCGATGCTGGTGCTGGCACGGGCCTGCATCCTGGCCACCCGTCGCACGCCGATCATCAACTCGGTGTGGGACGAGGAGGCCCAGGAGGTGGTGTTCAAGCACTACGTCAACCTCGGCATCGCGGCTGCCACCCCGCGGGGGCTGGTGGTGCCGAACATCAAGGACGCCGACGCGCTCAGCCTGCCCGAGCTCGCAGCAGCGCTGGACCACCTGGTCGCGACCGCACGGGACGGCAAGACGCCGCCGCCCGACCTCTCCGGGGGAACGTTCACGATCACCAACGTGGGCTCGTTCGGGGTGGACTCCGGCACGCCGATCATCAACCCCGGCGAGTCGGCGATCCTGTGCTTCGGGGCGATCAAGCGCAAGCCCTGGATCGTCTCCGACCAGGTGGTGGCGAGGGATGTCTGCACGCTGAGTCTCAGCTTCGACCACCGCCACATCGACGGCGCCGCCGGCTCCCAGTACCTGGCCGACGTGGCCGCCATCCTGGAGGACCCGGCGACGGCGCTGCTGTTCTGA
- a CDS encoding ABC-F family ATP-binding cassette domain-containing protein, translating to MSATLQVRELAAGFGARALFDALDLVVAPGDVVGLVGPNGAGKSTLLRTLAGELEPEEGSIALTPPTAAVGYLPQETERRAGETVRDFLARRTGVAAAQARYDAATAAYEADPAGPVQDEFAEALDHWLALGGADLEERAEQVVADLGLAVGLDALMTGLSGGQAARANLASLLLSRYDVFLLDEPTNDLDLDGLERLERFVTGLRAGVVVVSHDREFLARTVTRVLELDLHQHQINLYGGGYEAYLREREIAREHAREAYEEYADKLGGLKDRMVTQRNWATQGVRNARRKQATERDKFVKNFAADSAEKQAAKVRQSEKAIERLERHAVEEPRKEWELRMEIAAAPRSGAVTAALRGAVVRRGGFTFGPVDLEIGWAEKVAITGPNGSGKTTLLGALLGRIPLDEGIAHLGPGVVVGEVDQARALFEAGRPGAEPALVDAFAAQVPDLAPEEIRTLLAKYGLKAEHVTRPAASLSPGERTRAALALLQARGVNLLVLDEPTNHLDLPAIEQLEKALDSYPGTLLLVTHDRRMLSAVRTTRRLQVEDGRVAEA from the coding sequence ATGAGCGCCACCTTGCAGGTCCGTGAACTAGCGGCCGGGTTCGGCGCGAGAGCCCTCTTCGACGCCCTCGACCTGGTCGTCGCGCCCGGTGATGTGGTGGGTCTGGTCGGGCCGAACGGCGCCGGAAAGTCCACCCTGCTGCGCACGCTGGCCGGTGAGCTCGAGCCCGAGGAGGGCTCGATCGCGCTCACGCCGCCGACGGCCGCGGTCGGCTACCTGCCCCAGGAGACCGAGCGCCGCGCGGGGGAGACCGTGCGCGACTTCCTGGCACGGCGCACCGGTGTCGCGGCGGCGCAGGCGCGGTACGACGCGGCGACCGCCGCCTACGAGGCCGACCCGGCGGGCCCGGTGCAGGACGAGTTCGCCGAGGCGCTCGACCACTGGCTCGCGCTCGGTGGCGCCGACCTGGAGGAGCGTGCCGAGCAGGTGGTCGCCGACCTCGGGCTCGCCGTCGGCCTCGACGCCCTGATGACGGGACTGTCCGGCGGCCAGGCCGCCCGGGCGAACCTGGCCTCGCTGCTGCTGAGCCGCTACGACGTCTTCCTGCTCGACGAGCCCACCAACGACCTCGACCTCGACGGGCTGGAGCGCCTCGAACGGTTCGTGACCGGTCTGCGGGCGGGCGTGGTGGTCGTCAGCCACGACCGCGAGTTCCTGGCGCGCACCGTCACCAGGGTCCTGGAGCTGGACCTGCACCAGCACCAGATCAACCTGTACGGCGGCGGCTATGAGGCCTACCTCCGCGAGCGCGAGATCGCTCGCGAGCATGCCCGCGAGGCCTACGAGGAGTACGCCGACAAGCTCGGCGGCCTGAAGGACAGGATGGTGACCCAGCGCAACTGGGCCACCCAGGGTGTCCGGAACGCGCGCCGCAAGCAGGCCACCGAGCGGGACAAGTTCGTGAAGAACTTCGCCGCCGACTCCGCCGAGAAGCAGGCCGCGAAGGTGCGCCAGTCCGAGAAGGCGATCGAGCGGCTCGAGCGCCATGCCGTCGAGGAGCCGCGCAAGGAGTGGGAGCTGCGCATGGAGATCGCCGCGGCGCCGCGCTCGGGAGCCGTCACCGCCGCTTTGCGGGGAGCGGTCGTACGCCGCGGCGGGTTCACGTTCGGTCCCGTCGACCTGGAGATCGGCTGGGCGGAGAAGGTGGCGATCACCGGTCCGAACGGCTCGGGCAAGACCACCCTGCTGGGCGCGCTCCTGGGCCGGATCCCGCTCGACGAGGGCATTGCCCACCTGGGTCCGGGGGTCGTCGTCGGCGAGGTGGACCAGGCTCGCGCGCTGTTCGAGGCCGGGCGCCCGGGGGCGGAGCCGGCCCTCGTGGACGCCTTCGCTGCGCAGGTGCCCGATCTCGCACCGGAGGAGATCCGCACCCTGCTGGCCAAGTACGGCCTGAAGGCCGAGCACGTCACCCGGCCCGCCGCCAGCCTCAGCCCCGGCGAGCGCACCCGCGCCGCGCTGGCGCTGCTGCAGGCGCGCGGGGTGAACCTGCTGGTGCTCGACGAGCCGACCAACCATCTCGACCTGCCGGCCATCGAGCAGCTGGAGAAGGCGCTCGACTCCTACCCCGGCACGTTGCTGCTGGTGACCCACGATCGCCGGATGCTCTCGGCGGTACGGACCACGCGGCGGCTGCAGGTGGAGGACGGGCGGGTGGCCGAGGCCTGA
- a CDS encoding alpha-ketoacid dehydrogenase subunit beta encodes MITLAKALNAGLRKAMENDPKVVLLGEDIGRLGGVFRITDGLQKDFGEDRVVDTPLAESGIVGSAVGLALRGYRPVVEIQFDGFVYPAYDQIVNQVAKMHFRTGGKVTMPMVIRIPFAGGIGAVEHHSESPEAQFAHTPGLKVVACSNPIDAYWMIQQAIASPDPIVFLEPKRLYHSDKAELDLAVPPVPLFSSRVVRRGDDLTVLAYGPTVKTALNAAAAAEKEGTSLEVVDLRTLSPLDLAPVFASVRRTGRAVVVHEAHTNLGMGAEVAARISEECFHSLEAPVLRVGGFDTPYPPARAEEHFLPDLDRLLDAVDRSLTW; translated from the coding sequence ATGATCACCCTGGCCAAGGCCCTGAACGCCGGGCTGCGCAAGGCGATGGAGAACGACCCCAAGGTGGTGCTCCTCGGCGAAGACATCGGCCGTCTCGGCGGCGTCTTCCGCATCACCGACGGGCTGCAGAAGGACTTCGGCGAGGACCGGGTCGTGGACACGCCGCTGGCCGAGTCCGGCATCGTCGGCTCCGCGGTCGGGCTGGCGCTGCGCGGCTACCGCCCGGTGGTGGAGATCCAGTTCGACGGCTTCGTCTACCCGGCCTACGACCAGATCGTGAACCAGGTCGCCAAGATGCACTTCCGCACCGGCGGCAAGGTCACCATGCCGATGGTGATCCGGATCCCGTTCGCGGGCGGCATCGGCGCCGTCGAGCACCACAGCGAGTCGCCGGAGGCGCAGTTCGCCCACACGCCGGGGCTCAAGGTGGTCGCCTGCTCCAACCCCATCGACGCCTACTGGATGATCCAGCAGGCCATCGCCTCGCCGGACCCGATCGTCTTCTTGGAGCCCAAGCGGCTCTACCACTCCGACAAGGCCGAGCTCGACCTCGCCGTACCGCCCGTCCCGCTGTTCTCCTCCCGCGTCGTGCGCCGCGGCGATGACCTGACGGTGCTCGCCTACGGCCCGACGGTCAAGACCGCGCTCAACGCCGCTGCCGCTGCTGAGAAGGAGGGCACCTCGCTGGAGGTCGTCGACCTGCGCACGCTCTCGCCGCTGGACCTGGCACCGGTGTTCGCCTCCGTGCGCCGCACCGGTCGGGCGGTGGTCGTGCACGAGGCGCACACCAACCTCGGCATGGGCGCCGAGGTGGCCGCCCGGATCAGCGAGGAGTGCTTCCACTCGCTAGAGGCACCGGTGCTGCGGGTGGGCGGCTTCGACACGCCCTACCCACCCGCCCGGGCCGAGGAGCACTTCCTGCCCGACCTCGACCGCCTCCTCGACGCTGTGGATCGGAGCCTCACGTGGTGA
- the pdhA gene encoding pyruvate dehydrogenase (acetyl-transferring) E1 component subunit alpha, producing the protein MSEFVQLLTPEGERREHPDYDYRGGPDQIRSLYRDMTLVRRFDAEATALQRHGELGLWAPLVGQEAAQVGAGRALRAQDHVFPTYREHGVAWCRGIDPLQVLSLFRGIDYGSWDPTEKGFNLYTLVIGAQALHAVGYAMGVQRDGAVGTGDPDRDTAVVAHFGDGATSQGDVNEAFVFAASYQAPVVFFCQNNQWAISEPLERQSRIPLYRRAEGFGFPGVQVDGNDILATYAVTQAALQRAREGGGPTLVEAYTYRMGAHTTTDDPTRYRLSDEVEHWKLKDPLARVEAYLRRNGFATDAFFTELAAEADALGERLRTGVRQLAEPTPHQLFDRVYAEIGDELAAQRDGYDAYLASFADAAPTDGGTLETAVAR; encoded by the coding sequence ATGAGTGAGTTCGTGCAACTACTCACCCCCGAGGGTGAGCGCCGGGAGCATCCGGATTACGACTACCGGGGTGGCCCCGACCAGATCCGGTCGCTGTACCGGGACATGACGCTGGTGCGGCGCTTCGACGCCGAGGCGACGGCGCTGCAGCGGCACGGCGAGCTGGGGCTGTGGGCCCCGCTGGTCGGGCAGGAGGCGGCGCAGGTGGGTGCCGGGCGGGCGCTGCGGGCGCAGGACCACGTCTTCCCGACGTACCGCGAGCACGGCGTGGCATGGTGCCGCGGCATCGACCCGCTGCAGGTGCTCAGCCTCTTCCGTGGCATCGACTACGGCTCCTGGGACCCGACGGAGAAGGGCTTCAACCTCTACACGCTGGTGATCGGCGCGCAGGCGCTGCACGCTGTCGGCTACGCGATGGGCGTGCAGCGCGACGGCGCCGTCGGCACCGGCGACCCGGACCGCGACACGGCCGTGGTCGCCCACTTCGGTGACGGCGCCACCTCCCAGGGCGACGTCAACGAGGCCTTCGTCTTCGCCGCGTCCTACCAGGCGCCGGTCGTCTTCTTCTGTCAGAACAACCAGTGGGCGATCTCCGAGCCGCTCGAGCGGCAGTCGCGCATCCCGCTCTACCGCCGGGCCGAGGGCTTCGGCTTCCCGGGCGTCCAGGTCGACGGCAACGACATCCTGGCGACCTACGCGGTGACCCAGGCCGCGCTGCAACGGGCCCGCGAGGGCGGCGGCCCGACCCTGGTCGAGGCCTACACCTACCGGATGGGCGCGCACACGACGACCGACGACCCCACCCGCTACCGGCTCTCCGACGAGGTCGAGCACTGGAAGCTGAAGGACCCGCTCGCCCGCGTGGAGGCCTACCTGCGCCGCAACGGCTTCGCCACCGACGCGTTCTTCACCGAGCTCGCCGCCGAGGCCGACGCGCTCGGCGAGCGGCTGCGGACCGGTGTCCGGCAGCTCGCCGAGCCGACACCGCACCAGCTCTTCGACCGGGTCTACGCCGAGATCGGCGATGAGCTGGCCGCCCAGCGCGACGGCTACGACGCCTACCTCGCGAGCTTCGCGGACGCCGCGCCCACGGACGGTGGGACCCTCGAGACAGCGGTGGCCCGATGA